The Ochrobactrum sp. BTU1 DNA segment CCGAGCGCCTTTTAGATGAAGTTAGTCTGTTTCTTCACCAGATCATCTCTGAATTGCCGGCGGAACAGCAACAAATGATCCGGAAAGCCCGTCATCGGGACGCTTTGCTCGAAGGCCGCCGAATTCTGATAGTCGAAGATGACATTCGCAACGTGTACGCGTTAACCAATATCCTTGAACCACGCGGCGCTCAGGTCGTAATTGCCCGCAATGGAGTTGAAGCGGTCGAGGCGTTAGAACACTCCTTGGGTCAGCAAGATACACGGATTGACCTTGTGCTTATGGATGTAATGATGCCTGTGCTGGATGGGCTGGCGGCAACCAAACAAATTCGTGAGAACCCCGCCTTCAAAAAATTGCCAATTATCACCTTGACCGCCAAGGCGATGCCAGATGATCAGCAACGTTGCATCGAAGCCGGTGCCAGTGACTATATGGCCAAACCTCTCGACGTGGATAAACTCTTGTCGCTCGTTCGCGTCTGGATGCCTAAATGAAGACCGTCGAACAGACCCGCTCAGCTGAAGAAATCGAGATCAGGTTACTCCTTGAGGCGTTGTTTCTTCGCTATCATTATGATTTCCGCTGCTATTCAATGGGGTCGATCAAGCGCCGCCTGACACAGGCCCGCCAGCAAATGGGATTTCCAAGCTTTTCGGCCATGCAGGAGCGACTGTTGCATGATCCTGAAATGTTGCCGCAGTTACTGCGCTACTTAACCGTCCAAGTCAGCGACATGTTCCGTGATCCAGATTATTTCCGGGCAATTCGTGAGCGTGTTATTCCCCATCTGCGCACTTACCCATCATTGAAGGTCTGGATCGCAGGGTGCAGTAGCGGTGAGGAACTGTACTCAATGGTGATTTTGTTCCGTGAAGAGGGCCTGGAAGACCGCACCATATTCTACGCAACAGATATAAGCCAAGAAGCGTTGCAAGCGGCAGAAGCGGGCGTTTATTCAATCGAGCGAGTGCAATCGTTCACGACAAATCACCAGCAGTCAGGCGGTAAAACATCGCTGTCAGACTATTATCAGGCCGCTTATGGCCGTATTTCGCTAGACAAGACACTGCGCCGCAATGTCGTTTTCTCAGACCATAGTCTGGTAACCGATGCAGTATTTGGCGAAATGCACCTAATCTCCTGCCGCAACGTGCTTATCTATTTTGATCCAGAACTAAAAGACCGTGTTTTTGGCCTATTCAAAGAATCTCTCACACATCGCGGCTTTCTCGGATTGGGAGCAAAAGAAAGTGTGCGCTTTTCGGCTCATGCCGGCGCGTTTGCTGACTTTGTGCGTGAGGAGAAAATCTACCAACGAGCTTCAACATGAGAACGACTCCCGCTCAGGCAGTTGTGATAGGTGCTTCCGCGGGAGCATTTGACGCACTGACGGGGATACTCCCGAACTTGCCAACAAGTTTCCCGATTCCTGTTATTGTCGTGGTACATCTGCCGCCCGATAAGCACAGTCTGTTGTCTGAACTTTTCCGACAAAAGTGCCGTCTACCCGTCATTGAAGTTGAAGACGGGCAGCCGCTCGATCCTGGGAAAATCTATTTTGCGCCCCCGGATTATCACTTGTTTGTCGAGGCAGGCAGCACATTGTCGCTTTCAAAAGACAGTCCTGTTTTGTATTCAAGGCCTTCGATCGATGTCCTGTTTGAGAGCGCGTGTGACGTATTTGGAGCAGAGCTGATCGCTGTGATTTTATCAGGTGCCAATGAAGACGGTGCTGCCGGAAGTGCGCTTATTAGCGCTGCCGGTGGAACAGTCATTGTTCAGGACCCTGACGAAGCACTTGTTTCAACAATGCCGGAAGCCACTTTTAGCAGATGTCCGGATGCAATAGTTCTATCGCTTCAAGCGATCGTCCAGTATTTAAGAGAGGTTTAAGTCAACACATGAAACCCGCATCGTTTCTCCTCGTTGACGATCTTGAGGAAAACCTAGTCGCATTAGAAGCTCTCTTGCGGCGCGATGGCCTGCAC contains these protein-coding regions:
- a CDS encoding protein-glutamate O-methyltransferase CheR, encoding MKTVEQTRSAEEIEIRLLLEALFLRYHYDFRCYSMGSIKRRLTQARQQMGFPSFSAMQERLLHDPEMLPQLLRYLTVQVSDMFRDPDYFRAIRERVIPHLRTYPSLKVWIAGCSSGEELYSMVILFREEGLEDRTIFYATDISQEALQAAEAGVYSIERVQSFTTNHQQSGGKTSLSDYYQAAYGRISLDKTLRRNVVFSDHSLVTDAVFGEMHLISCRNVLIYFDPELKDRVFGLFKESLTHRGFLGLGAKESVRFSAHAGAFADFVREEKIYQRAST
- a CDS encoding chemotaxis protein CheB, with amino-acid sequence MRTTPAQAVVIGASAGAFDALTGILPNLPTSFPIPVIVVVHLPPDKHSLLSELFRQKCRLPVIEVEDGQPLDPGKIYFAPPDYHLFVEAGSTLSLSKDSPVLYSRPSIDVLFESACDVFGAELIAVILSGANEDGAAGSALISAAGGTVIVQDPDEALVSTMPEATFSRCPDAIVLSLQAIVQYLREV